The following are from one region of the Meleagris gallopavo isolate NT-WF06-2002-E0010 breed Aviagen turkey brand Nicholas breeding stock chromosome 21, Turkey_5.1, whole genome shotgun sequence genome:
- the LOC104913943 gene encoding nuclear receptor corepressor 1-like translates to MFVLISGLICRALPRGSPHAELKERTVLSGSIMQGTPRATSESFEEGLKYPKQIKRESPPIRAFEGAITKGKPYDGVTTIKEMGRSIHEIPRQDLLSQESRKTPEIVQTARPIIEGSISQVNTEGSL, encoded by the exons ATGTTCGTTTTAATTTCAGGTTTAATATGCCGTGCACTGCCCAGGGGTAGCCCACATGCTGAACTTAAAGAAAGAACAGTGTTGTCTGGTTCTATAATGCAAG GCACACCAAGAGCAACATCTGAAAGTTTCGAGGAAGGCTTGAAATACCCTAAACAGATTAAGAGAGAGTCACCTCCCATAAGGGCATTCGAAGGAGCCATCACTAAAGGGAAGCCGTATGATGGAGTCACTACCATCAAGGAAATGGGCCGTTCCATCCATGAGATCCCAAGACAGGACCTGTTAAGCCAGGAGAGTCGCAAGACTCCCGAAATCGTGCAGACAGCCAGGCCAATCATAGAAGGCTCCATATCTCAGGTAAATACAGAAGGCTCTCTGTAG
- the TTC19 gene encoding tetratricopeptide repeat protein 19, mitochondrial: protein MKGELDEAERLLHRALRLAQQADNRRAVIYTYSTMANVAFMQGRLDNAEKLYKATMSYLLAGDTKEDDNAILEMSLKLASIYAAQKQHKLALAGYEFCILTLEEKIAKQKDLPEDVLPAEEKANTRLLLGMSLDSYARYLLDINQLSVAQKMYEKALQISNEVQGETHPQTVVLMNDLATVLDAQGHYDEAYSHVKRAAELAKETQHPEEHMVLNNLAAILMHKKDFLQAKQVYKEALKKAEQKGDADSVRHIQEELAELAKRRKGSQ from the exons ATGAAGGGCGAACTGGATGAGGCCGAGCGGCTGCTGCATCGAGCGCTGCGCCTGGCGCAGCAGGCCGACAACAGGAGGGCCGTCATCTACACGTACAGCACG ATGGCAAACGTGGCCTTCATGCAGGGGCGGCTGGACAAC GCAGAAAAGCTCTACAAAGCAACGATGAGCTACTTGCTTGCAGGAGACACGAAGGAG GATGACAATGCAATCCTTGAGATGTCCCTCAAGCTGGCCAGTATCTATGCTGCTCAGAAACA GCACAAATTAGCCCTGGCTGGCTATGAGTTCTGCATCCTTACCTTAGAGGAGAAGATTGCCAAGCAAAAGGACTTGCCTGAGGATGTCTTGCCAG ctgaagaaaaagccAACACTCGTCTCTTGCTGGGGATGAGCCTGGACTCCTATGCTCGCTATCTGCTGGATATTAACCAGCTCTCAGTGGCCCAAAAAATGTACGAGAAGGCTCTGCAGATATCAAATGAAGTTCAGGGAGAGACTCATCCACAG ACTGTGGTCCTCATGAATGACTTAGCAACTGTTCTGGATGCTCAAGGGCACTATGATGAGGCATACTCTCATGTGAAGAGGGCAGCTGAACTGGCAAAGGAGACGCAACACCCTGAGGAGCACATGGTGCTGAATAACCTGGCAGCAATACTGATGCACAAAA AAGACTTTCTGCAAGCAAAGCAAGTGTATAAAGAAGCTCTGAAAAAGGCAGAACAGAAGGGAGATGCTGATTCTGTCCGGCACATCCAGGAAGAATTAGCTGAACTGGCCAAGAGGAGAAAAGGCTCTCAGTGA